The stretch of DNA aaatttttaaagacgaaatatataacataaaactGAAATATTATCTTTACAACTTCCTCATCTTTTACCCTTTTCACAAAATTATCTATTTGCCAtctctcttcaattttttttaaaaaatggcaaattttgtgtttcttaaGAAGTTGAATCCTTCGACCATGCAGTGGATGATTTGTGCCAAGGTGTTTCGTTCGTGGAAAGTTAAAAATTGTTCCAATGATGTTTCGAAAGAACTAATCTTGGTCGACGAAGAggtattgttttctatttttttaaaaatcttataatagtTACATGTCCAAAGATTATATGTGTTGTCAAAACGGATTGGCATAAAATCATGatgtattcaaaattttaactacACTTACACTGTGAATTAGGGATCTTTTGGACATGCTACGATTCCGGCAGCACTCAATGGGCTTCCGTCTTTTGTAATGACCGAGAATCAGAGTTATGTTATAGAGTGGTTCGAAGTCGAGGAGGATAAAGAGCAGATCCACAAAACTAATCTTGGTTATCGGATTCTTTTCACGGACAAGACTATCATACGTCTTGCAAGCGACCCTATAATTTGCAAACCGTTTACTAACTTTGGTTTTAAACGTATTTATGATAATGAATTTCATGGACGTTGGCCTTACTGTAAGTTTTAGTTTAGAATGTATTGTTTAAGTTAACTTTAAAATTATGCTTCTTATAATACATTTTTGTGATTTATTATGCAGTTAATTTGATCGGATGCATCACTAATATGGGGGAAATCAAGAGTTTTAAACAAGAAGACATTGGTGATCGTTGGAGTCTGATGGACCGCTACATTAGGTTCAGAATCATGTCAATTGAGTAAGTAAAAATATCATTGCATGCACGAGTAACTTTAATATAGAAGAATCTTTGGAAATTGGATGCaagatcattttaaaaatttatatttacttgGCATAATGCGTTGAATCACCTTTTATTTTTGTCCTAGGGGATATGTACTTGACTGCTTTGCAACAGGATGTTATGCAAATCACATGTTCAAACGGTTCAAGGTGGGTAACGGGAAGAGGATTTGTCTGTTCAAAATGTGGAAAGGAATCAAATGTGGAGGTAATGACATTTGTGAATATATTGTCCGTTTAAACTTAAAGTTGTTAATTGTGATTGAGAAATTATTAACGATTTATATTCGTTTAACTATAATTGGTAACGTTAGATGATAATGTTCTCCTAACCAACGGTGATGGATGTTCGGACATAATTGAGGATCCAAAGGGTGCAGAATTTACAGAGTACATGTACATGTAAGTTAAATTCTATCGatcgttttcagttttttttaaaaaaaaatagcatgtgcacatatataaagttatatttgAATTTCGAATAACGTTTAGGTACAATTTCATTGAACATGGAGAGTCAAGGATTCAGGATTGGAATGATACCGACATTCGTTTCATTATGGACTTGAGGTGAATAAGAAATATAACTTATCAATTTAAGTATCTAATTGATGAATAGAACTGATTATAACTTGAATAGAACTGATTATAACTTTTTATTGTCTATAGTGACACACTCGGATCCTTTATTCATCCTGCTGCTGAGGACTCTTTTGACAAGCATCGAATCCCCGTTTGATTACTCTGTTCTATTTAATGTTATTTGCTTTTGCACGAAGACatgtttttagtatttttttctttgggatcAAAAGACATGAacttaaatattagttttaattttacttaaGACATATTTCTAAATAACAGTTGTTATTTTATGGTTTCAGTCgttattttatggttttatgtttttgttttattttaaaaagacatGTTTTTATTT from Camelina sativa cultivar DH55 chromosome 9, Cs, whole genome shotgun sequence encodes:
- the LOC104715538 gene encoding uncharacterized protein LOC104715538 encodes the protein MANFVFLKKLNPSTMQWMICAKVFRSWKVKNCSNDVSKELILVDEEGSFGHATIPAALNGLPSFVMTENQSYVIEWFEVEEDKEQIHKTNLGYRILFTDKTIIRLASDPIICKPFTNFGFKRIYDNEFHGRWPYFNLIGCITNMGEIKSFKQEDIGDRWSLMDRYIRFRIMSIEGYVLDCFATGCYANHMFKRFKVGNGKRICLFKMWKGIKCGDDNVLLTNGDGCSDIIEDPKGAEFTEYMYMYNFIEHGESRIQDWNDTDIRFIMDLSDTLGSFIHPAAEDSFDKHRIPV